The nucleotide window GGTGTCCGTTGGCGACGGGTTGCGGAGGCGGTGGTCTGGCTATGATAGCCTGGTACATGGCCCACACGGCGAGGGGTCGCATGTACCCCACTGCGCGATGATTGCCATTCTCATAGAGCGCTTCGGGCGTCTCGAAAGACAGGCCCATTTCTGTGAGTGTTTTGTACATACCGCCAGCCGTCACAAACGCCTCCTCGTGCATTCctgtaaacaaatattgttgGTTATTTTACTCCGTTCTGTGTTAAAGgtaatgttttataacatattgcAAAGCCTGATTCACTATGACATTGTCAATATACAGTTCTGCGTTTTCCTGTTTTTTCTCAGGTTAATTGTAATTCTAACATAACCACAGTGAATCAGAAACTGGTGTGCAATTTACTAACgttaagaaaaatataggttacattggtaattatttcataataacacGACTATATTATAGCGATACCTACTTAGTACAAACACACGTCACTTTTTCAAGTAAGCACAAAGGAGTATTTTTCGATACAAACTCTacagtttgttttatactttttcatCTTGCGGTGATTCTTAACAGTTTTCTTGTTTCTAGATCTTGttaatttttgttaaatgtttaattagttGTTTTTGTCGCTCTCACAcacttaagtcattatttaccATTAagattttccttataaaaaatgtttatttccattatacttttttatggCTAGCATAggtattaacaatgttattaaattgaCACGTGCCAGTCCGGTATCGGGTCTACATTTGGTTAAATAAGATTAGATAAAATCAATTATCCGTAGTACACGATAGCACAGTGTaggattttttaaacataaatgtagTGCTGGAAATAACATACCCTAGGGAGCCCAACTACCATTTGTATAGATGCGGTAACGGTCGCTTTAAAATCATATCTTTACTTAAGGATAAATTAGGGAGGTCCTTTTCATTGGTACATAACAGATGCTGTGTAACAACTAAACAATCCTATATCAACGCTTATCTAAAGACATCGAAACcgacaattttttattaaaagtcaaTAGAGAGGGTAAAGCTCCCTAGTAATATGCAATAACTGGCAGACCCTCGAGGTCCCGTTCGTAAGATAAGTGATTCTATTTTCTTCACGTTTTTCCCGATTTttcctcaaaatatttttttttgtgcctCCTTTCGTATCGATCGAACCGTTACCGAGCTTCCGCTTAGCAACAAATGTGAAGTTAGTGTTTATATAGATATAGTGCTGTGCACGTACCCTCGTGTATCATGAGCGCGGCGAGCCCGTAGGTGACGCCGGTCCACACCTCCATGCTCTGCAGCGCCGTGGTGTCGACCCGTCCGCGCGCGGCGGCCACGTAGCCGTTGACGGCGCCCATGCGCCCGCCGCGGAACTGCTGCACGTTGTGCGCGAACACGCTGCCCAGCGCCGAGCGCACGTGTGCCGCCGGGAACACCTGCTCGCTCCACCCCGCCGCGCGCAGGAACCTGCAGACAAATGGTCAATTGTAGCTAAATTACTAGCCTAAAGATTACAGATTTAGACGCTAAAAATCAAGTAGGTGCACGCTTGAGCTACCATACCGATAAGCAGTATGGACTAGTACGTGCACGAGCGAATGGCCGCTTGATACATCAGCACGACGTTTAGTGTAGctttatttttaacgtttctTACCAGTGTCCAGCGAGCTGATCGGCCATTACGACGGCACTGTTGGACGGTTTAGTGTCGAACAAGTAATATTGCCCATTCCATAGTTTCTCTTCATAGGAATGACGCGCCTGCTCCAACAGTTTGGCAAACTCGCGTTCGTCTTCCTCGTGGCCGAGAATACGTGCCATACCACACACGGCGCTGATAGAAGCCACCCATAGACCGCCACAATATGCACTGAAAAATAAAGGCAGCTTTAGCACCAAACACACAATATGCCAAAATATGCCAGTGGACACTTGCAAATGCTTGCAACTTAAACAAATGCATTATGAATACCTCGGGCCAGACATAATCCATGCATCATAAGTTTGATCGGGGAAGCCTCCGTTTTCGATAAGTCCGTCTCCGTCAACGTCCCAACGCAAGCCATGTCTGAGTAACGCCACACACGCGGGGTACATGTCCGCCAAGTATCGCTTCGCCTCCCACACGGCGGCCGCGCGCTCCGGTGGCGGATGAATCTCAGCTTCCTCCGCTTCAACATCCGCATTTCTGTGAACAAGAAAAACTTTATGTTACAAGCGGTTCGGTTTTAGAATATTAGGGTTAAAATGGGACAATTTCGGTGCTTTTAGGGTCAACAAAAAAGTGAAAACAAAAACGTTAGaattaaatgtacaatattaCCCTTTCTCGCAAATGGTTAGTGAGAGTTAGGTCCGGGTCCCGCGCGGGCGGGAGAGTTACCTGTACAGCAGGTCTAATATATCGGCGACGGCGGGCGggcgggcgggcgcgggcggcgcggcggcgggcggcgcgggcgcggcgcgcggcgcgggctcGGCCTGGCCCGTGGCGCGCGAGTACAGGTCGTCCTCGGTCCCGTCCCGCACGTCGTCAATGTACGCCATAGAGCGGTACCTTTCGTTGCCGAACGGCGCCGTGTGGCCCCGCAACACGCGGTAGTCCCGGATCACTTGCAGTATGAACTTGGTGTTCAAGTCCTTCCAGTCGCTCACGTCGTGAATGTTGTATGCGTTTATGTGCATGAACGGCGCGTCGGCtgagaattatatttttatacaaatgagAAAAGTTGTTTCATAATATGTCGTATCGAGTTAGCGTAAAATGTGCCAGTAACACCCGAACCGTTAGTTTTCTCAGATAAAGTAACGCTGTCGCTAGCAGTAAATTGCACTTCAAATATCTAACGTTAGTAATATGAAGCATATGTTACCTGGGTCACCAAGATCGTGCGGGATGGAATCTTTAATCTTGAATTTACAGCTCTTGCCATCGTAGAGGGACGGTCTACATTTCTCTGTTTCCATTTCGATAGTATCTCGGAACATATATTGTAGGACGACCTGCAAAAATCATAACGTTTAATACACcataattacacaaataaaaaatactttaataatagaaatataataaattcttacTTGTAAATTTGGCCACAATTGCGCTAAGGCAAAAGAAGCATAAAAATGGACGTCGTATGTATTGTACATTCTGTATTCATGACCTTCTAGGTATCCGAAGAGGCCAAAGTCATGCCTAGAAACAAATTAACAAGATAGTAAAAGATTCCAAGGCCAACACATTATTTTGCATAGCAATAAAACTGTGAATCGATAATCTAGTTAGCGTTTATTAATTACCTAGGATCGGTTTCCGGATATTCGTCATGCACATCAAACCATATCGTACCTCCGTCGGCAACAAAATAAAGCTCATTCATTAAGGCACTTTTTAACCAGTCTGGAATATTACTGTAAagataaaaaacattatatagttaatacagacataatattctgttactatatactataatatacaaAGTGTTATATTACCTATTAGTTAAAATAGGATCTTGCCACTCTGCGAGTTGTTTCTcccaatttttataatttcttagCGCATATGCAGCTATGCTGGCGCCGGCGATACCATCACTACCGaagaattttgtataatatctgtaacaaaaaaacgACTTCATTATTTACAACTATCTGTGAACGAGAGAATAAGTAGTGTGAAAAACGGGATGATTTTACCTCTTATGAACTTTAGCATCTTTCCTATATTTAACAATAGGCATATCCCACGCGAGACAGAACTCTGTAGAGGCCATCCCTCCTGGATCTAAAGATATAACACTTGATAGAGCTACGGAATCACCTGCAATAGACAAACTGTTGAAACACACCACTCATAttcataaacaatataaaaagtaggaaaatatattacatttgtacagtttcttttgtttttcttttttctctttCTCTTCTTTTGGTTTGTCCTTGTCGGGCACCTTAGGAGGTGGTGGCGTGAGGCTTGGATCAGGGACCAACTTGCCATTGGTTTTAAGACATTCCCACACGTAACTGGATGTTTTCGCCGCGTTCCAGAGACAGTACCCCTCATGGATTGTTTCTTTATCATCCTTTTTCTTGGCAATTGTGAATGTGCAGGGCGCATCCGCGATCTTTTGTTCAAGAGTCACTCCGCATGTATGGTCCTCGGAGTACCGCTCTAGATCTAATttacctttataaataaaattactttaataatcACATCATGAACTATAATTTTGACAAGTTAGATTAAAAATAAGCAACATATATGTTTTATTGTCTTCCGGGGGTATTCCCACACTGCTAGACAATGGCTTATCAAAAATCCCAAACGTAATGATAAAAAGATAAgcataattatcatttaaattatgtaaatagatactaaccaatatttttcttcttattagGTCCTCCAAGGACTTCGGTCCATGTGAACGTAATGCTTACATCTCTATGTTCGTTGGTAAGGTTTATAGCGGTGAATACAAACACCGCGCAAGGAAGACTACTATcctgaaataaaacatttatattgaaCATATAAAAACCTACTGACATTTGTatcaaaaactaacaaaaatttgctaaaacaaatgtttttatagttcgataacttggtagagagccttggcacccacgatttattttgattatagtAAGAAATTCTGAGTTTCCAAAATTAAGTAGCTTTAGTAGTAGCactattaaaaatatgcataatgCAAGAATTATTCTTGATTCTTTACTAACATAAAGTCAAGCAAAGAAACGGGTTTAATTAGCAATTTTATCCCCATGAATACCTAGAACGTGTTAGAATATAAACAACGTCGATTAAAAACTGGTTAACCCAATATAGGTCTTATTATGCAAATACAGATAAATGTCTAGCTCTGGTGCAATAATGACTCATATacctaagtaaataatactCATAATCGTTAAGGATATCTTGAACAACATTATTTATCCTCTACCTGACCAGTTTCTGCAAATGGATTTTCCCTAAATAAAGTCCGCAATATCTAGCTTTCTTTCATCACTTCCCACGGCGACCTCAATGTCGGCCAATTGCATTACAATTGAAAAACCTATGCGTCATGCCGCAAAGACGTTGGTCATACTttaagttgaaaaataaatgaaattctTTGAGACTTATCTTTATCGTATTCCTATATCAGCTACTTCCGTTAAACCAAATTTAATCTTATCAATTGCCATtgactgtttaaaaaatatacataaaatcgtATTTGCAAAAATGCCAAATTAAATTGTACCTTATAGTTGTGCGGAATTACGGGTGAAATTTGTCTGCACACTAGCTTGATGCCATACTTGGACAGGTCGTACGTAGTCCATGCGCGAGGATATAACGCCGTGTATTCACATTCTGCGCCATTCAAGTTCCATTCCCAAGTCGACGGGGCTTTTTTTGGTTTGCTAAAATAAACATGACCATTAGAATAAGTTTTTTTAACCAGCTCCAAAATTAGGAGTGATTCTGTAGCGCGTGGGCCTTTACAAACGATGGATGCATTACAAcaagactaaaataaaatgtgaaatcACACATTGTATTCTAGAAACCAAAATTCGAAATGGTTATGAGCAAGGCAAAGAGATgcaaaatcttaatttttaatttctagcctgcttgaaaaaaatgtaacattatacAATTTACACTCATGATCAAATACTATACACCCCATAATACAAACATAGAAATGAGGAAgacaataatagtaatatacACATAGAAATGACAACACCTTGACAAATCGTGTCAATCTTTGATAAGATATCATCATGGTTAAATCATGAGTAAACATATGAATGATATaccaaatacattttattgatcTACATTGATATTGGTAGACATGAATAAGCAACTATATTTAGAAGGTGAAACACCTTCATACACTAAAGAGAAGTACCtatttagttccaaaaatatttgttaaaacttACTTATATGTTGACAAAACTGACTGGAATATAGTTTGTTTATTGGCGTCTCTAATGTTGACGATGAATTGACATTCAGGCACTGTGACATATTCGTACAGGCCAGGATTCAGTTGGAAGCGACAGAACTCGCCTTTGAAACCTCGGCCAATTGTCCCGCCACCAATACCACCGATAGGACACCCTGGGGAGTTAAAAAAACTCAATTTCCAACCAAATATTGACCATTAAggatctaaatataatataatagactAGCTTTTGGCCCGCAACTTCGACAGAATCTTCATCTCCTATTTTAACCCCTTGGGGgtggaattgatcaaaatcctttcttagcagatgcctacgtcataacatctgcctgcataccaaatttcaggccgatccgtccagtggtttgggctatgcgttgatagatcactatgtcagtcagtcacctttgagttttatatatttggaTACATACCATCTCTAACTATGTTacctttttaacaatatttggtTTCAGACATAACagattataatcaaaattagtATTAAGTAAGTCCTAATACAATTTATCTGTTAAGATAAGATTGCAGCATACAAATTAAACCAATCAATTGTGATAAGATAATTAACAAAGTAATTCAGTTACTAGGTAGAGTAGGTAGTTATTTTGGCATGCAAggtatttttactatatatttacatgtttgGAGGGaagcaatattaatatttgcagtcatcataatcaaaatatataagacTCTAACATTACTAAGTAACGGACTGTCTTATGTATAATGCCAAAATGACTGAGAGTAGAAAGTTGAATTTTCATATGAAGCTTTCTTAGACAGTGTAGAGGAggactaagagaggatttttggtaATTCCCCCATAACGGGGTGAAATTCTATGgaaagctagtttattataataaggttaattataaaaaattgtcAATGACTTACCATACATCCTTTGTGCTGATATAATATGAACATAATCCATTATGGGACGCTTCTTATTCCACCTCTTgcctatataatattttatatatctgtGAACAATTGAAAATAGATATTcaaaaaatttgaatttaattacaattcatatttgtaaaatattagattgaacataattattatgggttttagttatagttttataaatattatttaatttacaaaaataaagcattGTTCTATCAAATGTTatgagtaataataattcagtgTATGTGACACACAATATGATTCATTTTGAGCTATCAATAATCTGAATGTAAATAAACCTCCACTATTTGTCAAGTATTAGGTACTTGGATATTATTTAACCTCTATTGTAATTTATGGGTATACAACCTCTTTCCTTAATTCTATGGTGTATAAATGTTCAATTTCAGGATTATTAAATTTTAGGGAGGCTTTTCAGAATAAagaattaatgaattattgtcAAAGACATGACCTTAgtcattttacaataaaatacattactcTAACAAAAAACTAATGCTAGTTTTGCCAGTGTGAAAGAATCATGTCTCGGCTAGCTGAATAAactatcaaaaatgtttataaacaacAATGAATAAGTAGTTGCAAGAATATCacacacattttataatacctagtaataaaataaagaggAAAATGTGTTAGTAGTTACAGTAATTACAGCACTTACTGTAAtgactaaacaaaaaataacaagacaAAAGTTGGCAGCTGTTTCCTTACACATTCTCAGTAATGTGAGAGAGAACATCTAAGAATAAATATGCaactattttttgtaacaattcgtgtgaaaattttattgaattttatttacaaaggatataaaaatattatgtacaattgtTATAGCACTCACCTGGCAGTTAGAGGCATCATTTCAATCGCTTGTTTCGGTTTTGGCTGCAACTTCTGTTTACTTTGTAAAGGAAACTCATGATTTAGGGGTAATTTTAAGCCATACTTGGGAGGCTCGTGTTGGCCGAGACCGACGTCACCGACCGTCTCCATTTCCATCGTAATTTCAGCTTATTGAACACAAAGCCTCTATCCAAACACGTCTTCAGGCTACCACCTCCTTGAGTAAACTAACAACCGTATGACAGAATCATATTATTGCTGCTTTATCTATATCTCCGAACAGAACGATAACAAATCAATTTCATCCAATTAGTATGTTTGATTGATGCGTTGTGGAGATACAAACTATTAAAACGTCGGTCAATTAGGTATTTATTCAGCCAACTAATAATAATCTGTTATCCAGTCtagttcaattattttaataaaatatcgagAAGAATGAGATGGCTGTGAATACAGAGCATCTCTTAGAATTTACAGTGACTGAATGACATGAGACATGACAGCAGCTGAGTACAGTGTTCCCtcactataattttatattcggAGGAATTTTGAAGTAAAggttaataaataagtaggtacaccttaataataatttcgtaGTGAGTGCGTATCGCTATAATCAGTTTTTATGATTTAAGAATGCAGGGTAGTAGGTTATTGCGttaagtaccgtaaaacggggtgaatagaaacaattttcaactttgtcctaaaaatttgttgcgaataacttgttatttttattgtcgggttattctatatcatgtccggcgccatgaagaaagagctaaaaccatgtttgtcgaaaaatatgcataattttacgatattcccttaaaaaaatggtcaatttctattcacccagcgataggggtaaatcgaaacgaccaaaggggtgaatggaaaaattgttagggctgccaaagacgacttatccaacatgctgaaaagggaggttgtgtgtttcaaaattgaaataaccgttgataattacacaagctgacccgcacaacttcgcttgcgtcacataagagagaatgggtcaaaattgtccccgtttttgtaacatttttcacccgtactctgctcctattggtagtagcgtgatgatatatagcctataaccttcctcgataaatggactatctaacactgaaagaatttttcaaatcggaccagtagttcctgagattagcgcgttcaaacaaacaaacaaacaaactcttcagctttataatattagtatagattattagtatagattcgtatagattaactcaaaaaataaaacaagacaacctaactaactttcatactatatgcagtagtttgccgttataactttgatacaatgataattgtgaatttcagaacattaataactattaatttttcattgtttatgttaattttgtttacagtttttgacaaccctatttattaatctctattgacccctcactcgtttctattcaccccttacgcgtttctattgaaccctgctatgtttccatttaccccatactgtagttctattcacccttcaaacgattctattcaccccgtttatacaaaaaaatgactatttctgtgatttaaacatattttttaggtttaaaaacattttttcaattaacaatattgtatctttatagattaatatacacctaaagagataaacacttcaaacaactcattagaaaagaaatcccactttaaatccaaagttttggaggtcgatattaaggcattcgaggacggttgtctttgaagcatttttttgggtataaatatcattttaaacatttaaacaattatgacaccgcagagaagtaatatcgacgtgtaatcatttcaaatatgaactaaattcttcaacgaggagtactcaaatattggccttgaaaactttcctgattttttttctattcaccccgcgaattctattcaccccgttttacggtaattatttaaagcgggagaaatcaaacaatactcaaaatattattattaacaagaACTATATAGGTAATCTTTGTGTATTTCGGCCAGCTAAGAAAAAAAttcgaatataaattatttctatttatggTTAAAAACTGTTGTAAGCTTCAtcacttaaaataacaaaatcgtgtttcataaaaaatattatttggctGAAGATGCAGAAATTCTAGATTAAAACAAACAGCTTTGTTTTTTTGTAGTTGACAACATTGAGAGTGTAATGTAGGTAGGTTGTAAcgctaggtaggtacctaccattAAGAAAAATAGTGATGTTATTACTAGGTATATAAGTACTAAGTTTATAATCTGCAtgcctacaaaataatagataattCCGTAACAATACTGTACCTATATAACACGTATAATACACACTGTGCTGTGAgtcttaaaaattataaatactttttgaaaatgATTTCACTTTCAAGTCACTTCCCGAAACTATTctaattttggaaataattaatatgtttagtcgaataatagaaaaaaaacattaatcaatTCTAGCAACACTGATCTGGCATGGTGTCTTGCTTTGAAGAAAGTTGATGTTTTTGTAAATCTATCTATTTGTAAACGactatacatttaaaatctGCGTGTTGTTGATGGTTAAATAAAGATTGCATTAGTTAATCTGAAGTTGTGTATTTGACTATTTATGTGCGTTCAACAATACTGataatgtaattgtaattatCGTGTATAATATTGATCGCGGAGTTACGCTCTAGCACTTGTGTCTGGGTGAAAGAAAAAACACGATAAAATGGATATCCCAGTGCAAATAGCCGTTAGGCTGAAACCACCGAGTCTGGCGGATTCATCACAATGTATATTCAGTAACCCCGTGACACAGATAGTGATTACTGAGAGTGGTCAAACATTTCATGTAAACAGAGCACTGCCAGTGGACTGTACACAAGCACACCTCTTTAATTCCTTCATGATACCGCAGATCAACTGCTTTTTAGATGGATGTGATACTTCAGTGGTTGTGTTTGGGCAAGCAAAGACAGGAAAGACTTACACTTTGTTTGGAccaggtaaataatatttatttttctgtagtGATTGCTTACTGAACTATTTTCAACTGTTATGATTTCATTATGATATACATTCCAACTTAGACACTGTGCTTAAAGGACAAGCTCGTAGGTGTTTTATAGGAGTTGTGAAGTTTataaaaattcagaaaattaaaaaaaaatcttaatttcttaataatttaattaacttgtTTTAGGTTTTGAGTGCATACACAGTGAATGTGATCAAGGAATTGTACCCCGATTTCTATCTGAAATATTTCACAAGCTGAATCAAATGCCAGAAAGAGAATTTATTCTGCACATAACATGGATGCAAGTTGtgaataacaatatatttgatGTGCTTGGAGCTGGTCTTGTGAGGTGTTGCAATGTAGAGGAGGCATTCCAGTACTTGCAACTTGGCTGGAGACAAAGGTGTCAGGGAAATAATCACACTGTGTTCACTGTCAGTGTGGAACAGAAGTGGGTCAGTACTAATGGTGTTCTAAACCATAGAATGTCTACTGCAAGTTTCTGTGATCTGGCTGCTTACCCAGAACCAGGGCTATTtgctttagaaaatattatcaaaGAACTATTAGCTGGCAACCCACCAAAGCAAATTAATTATGACCAGTGCATCCTCACTGCTATGTTACGGGACTCATTTGGTGGCAGAGCTTTCACCTGGGTGATTGGATGTATTAGTACTGAACCAGAAGACTATCAGGACACTTTGAAAACTCTCAATTTATGTTTGTGCTGTAGAGGAATCAAAAATTTTGTGACTGTCAACTTATTTGCTGATAATAATACTCCTGTTTACTCTGAAAAGTCTGTGATGCCTCATGGAGACAACAATTTCAATCTACAATTTGCTACAGCACAGTGGATCAAATTAGTTTCCAATGCAGAAGgacttttcaataaaattctACAGTCAAAATCATTATCAGAAGCTGATATTAACCAAGTCAGTGAATGGCTATTTTTAAAAGCTGagtgtgatgaatgtttgaatgGTGATGCCAGTGTAGACAACAAAGATGCAAACACAAAGCAAGGCCTACCAAGAATAGCAGAGGACACAGAACCAAGTGAACCAAGTGAGTCTGATGTTGACTCAGACTCAGAGGAAGACACTCATTCAGACACTGTGTTTCAAGATAAACTGGAGAAATTTATGGAATACTTTAGAGAGAAAAATGACCAACTATTTGCTGACAGATGTGAGGAATATTTGAATCATGTTGACTCTGATGATATTACAATATCAGAGTTAAGTGGTTCACAGTCCCTACCTGTCATGACATCACAGTCTAATTCAGGCAGGAGAAGAACTATACAACCTGGTGAAAGTCTGTCAGGGGCTGAGTTAGAATTACTCCGAAAAGTGGCAGCAAAGGCAATCTCTCCTGAAtctcaaaaaatacttattgaatCTCACAAAAAAGATGTTGACCCAGAACCAAAGCTTATTGAAAGGGAACTTCTTAAAATGATTGACTCACCAAAGACTGAAGAGATATGTAAAAAGTACAAAATGACAAAGGAAAAGTACACccaaaaacaaatattggcTAGAAAGTTGTCTAAGGAAATTAGCAGCAGCCAGACACAGCTCAAGGAACTGATAAATCTTTGCATTGCCAAAGAGAGACTGATAAGTGATCTGTCTAAATCCATGTGCCATATTCACAATAAGACTTACTCTGACAAACTAGAAAATAGTTTGATTGACCAAGATACTATGAGAGAAATTAAAAGACATGAAACTAATCTCAagacatacaaaaaacaaattgaacaaataaaaagacaGATTAAAAAAGACGAAAAACGGAAAAATACTTTAGATGTAGAACTTGTTAAGGATAAACTGAAACTAGATGAATTGTCTGATACATCCATAGATGTAAAAGATAGGAAGACAaattcattaaaacattttactcaTAGGATTACACAACTAGACagtattttgaaagaaaagacTAATGACTTGGAGAATTTGGAAATGTCCAAAGAAAAGGAATTGATGTTGAGAAAGGAGATCAAAAACTTACGGAAAACGAGAGAATGTCTGCATGAACAGAGATGTAGCTTGGGACACaagagaaaaatatacaaatctcTATCAGATTCTGAGGTAAATATCTTAATGTTATGTCTATATTTCTGTATgttctttatttacttacaaaatttataactaaattaatCTGTTTCCAGGAACGAAAGTTGCTTGAATGTGAAGAAGCCATTGAAGCAATAGATACTGCAATAGAATACAAGAACAATTTGATTTGTGGTAAATCTCCCTCAGCGTCACTGTCTGATTCCCA belongs to Anticarsia gemmatalis isolate Benzon Research Colony breed Stoneville strain chromosome 9, ilAntGemm2 primary, whole genome shotgun sequence and includes:
- the LOC142975767 gene encoding non-lysosomal glucosylceramidase isoform X2, whose amino-acid sequence is MEMETVGDVGLGQHEPPKYGLKLPLNHEFPLQSKQKLQPKPKQAIEMMPLTARYIKYYIGKRWNKKRPIMDYVHIISAQRMYGCPIGGIGGGTIGRGFKGEFCRFQLNPGLYEYVTVPECQFIVNIRDANKQTIFQSVLSTYNKPKKAPSTWEWNLNGAECEYTALYPRAWTTYDLSKYGIKLVCRQISPVIPHNYKDSSLPCAVFVFTAINLTNEHRDVSITFTWTEVLGGPNKKKNIGKLDLERYSEDHTCGVTLEQKIADAPCTFTIAKKKDDKETIHEGYCLWNAAKTSSYVWECLKTNGKLVPDPSLTPPPPKVPDKDKPKEEKEKKEKQKKLYKCDSVALSSVISLDPGGMASTEFCLAWDMPIVKYRKDAKVHKRYYTKFFGSDGIAGASIAAYALRNYKNWEKQLAEWQDPILTNSNIPDWLKSALMNELYFVADGGTIWFDVHDEYPETDPRHDFGLFGYLEGHEYRMYNTYDVHFYASFALAQLWPNLQVVLQYMFRDTIEMETEKCRPSLYDGKSCKFKIKDSIPHDLGDPADAPFMHINAYNIHDVSDWKDLNTKFILQVIRDYRVLRGHTAPFGNERNADVEAEEAEIHPPPERAAAVWEAKRYLADMYPACVALLRHGLRWDVDGDGLIENGGFPDQTYDAWIMSGPSAYCGGLWVASISAVCGMARILGHEEDEREFAKLLEQARHSYEEKLWNGQYYLFDTKPSNSAVVMADQLAGHWFLRAAGWSEQVFPAAHVRSALGSVFAHNVQQFRGGRMGAVNGYVAAARGRVDTTALQSMEVWTGVTYGLAALMIHEGMHEEAFVTAGGMYKTLTEMGLSFETPEALYENGNHRAVGYMRPLAVWAMYQAIIARPPPPQPVANGHPHHTKEKSTL
- the LOC142975767 gene encoding non-lysosomal glucosylceramidase isoform X1, whose translation is MEMETVGDVGLGQHEPPKYGLKLPLNHEFPLQSKQKLQPKPKQAIEMMPLTARYIKYYIGKRWNKKRPIMDYVHIISAQRMYGCPIGGIGGGTIGRGFKGEFCRFQLNPGLYEYVTVPECQFIVNIRDANKQTIFQSVLSTYNKPKKAPSTWEWNLNGAECEYTALYPRAWTTYDLSKYGIKLVCRQISPVIPHNYKDSSLPCAVFVFTAINLTNEHRDVSITFTWTEVLGGPNKKKNIGKLDLERYSEDHTCGVTLEQKIADAPCTFTIAKKKDDKETIHEGYCLWNAAKTSSYVWECLKTNGKLVPDPSLTPPPPKVPDKDKPKEEKEKKEKQKKLYKCDSVALSSVISLDPGGMASTEFCLAWDMPIVKYRKDAKVHKRYYTKFFGSDGIAGASIAAYALRNYKNWEKQLAEWQDPILTNSNIPDWLKSALMNELYFVADGGTIWFDVHDEYPETDPRHDFGLFGYLEGHEYRMYNTYDVHFYASFALAQLWPNLQVVLQYMFRDTIEMETEKCRPSLYDGKSCKFKIKDSIPHDLGDPADAPFMHINAYNIHDVSDWKDLNTKFILQVIRDYRVLRGHTAPFGNERYRSMAYIDDVRDGTEDDLYSRATGQAEPAPRAAPAPPAAAPPAPARPPAVADILDLLYRNADVEAEEAEIHPPPERAAAVWEAKRYLADMYPACVALLRHGLRWDVDGDGLIENGGFPDQTYDAWIMSGPSAYCGGLWVASISAVCGMARILGHEEDEREFAKLLEQARHSYEEKLWNGQYYLFDTKPSNSAVVMADQLAGHWFLRAAGWSEQVFPAAHVRSALGSVFAHNVQQFRGGRMGAVNGYVAAARGRVDTTALQSMEVWTGVTYGLAALMIHEGMHEEAFVTAGGMYKTLTEMGLSFETPEALYENGNHRAVGYMRPLAVWAMYQAIIARPPPPQPVANGHPHHTKEKSTL